TGAGAGCGACCGGGACCTTCTTCTGGGGAGCGCCGTACGGCGTCAGTCCCCGGAGGTCGTCACGGATGGGCAGGTCGTCGAGACTGAAGGACACCCCACCATCGTACGGGTGGGCCGACGGGGTGTCGGCTCGGTCACCATCGCGCAGACACGACGCCGACGGGCCGGATCGCCCGCCTCGTCGGCGACGGCGCTTCAGCGGGCGTACTGAGCGGGGACGGCGAGGCTCTGACCGGCGGAGACCTCGGCGCTAGGAAGGTTGTTGAGCGAGACGAGGTCGGCGATGACGTCGCGGGGATCGGCATCGGGGTCGATCTCAGACGCGACCTGCCAGAGCGTCTCGCCGCCGTCGACGGTCACGTGCTGGAACTCGGTGCGACCCGTCGTGTCGGACGCCACCGCGCCGCCTCCGTTGAGGACGAGCGCGCCTGCCACGACGACGAGCGGGACCGCCACGAGCGCGGCGACGACCGCACGGCCCCGTCGGGTGATGCGCAGACGCGTGCGCACGACTCGGGTCGAGTCGACGGGGGACGCAACTGCTGATGCTGAGGTGACGCTCATGAGGTGGTCCTTTCACCGTGGAAGACAGGGGACGAGTTCGTGCCCGGCACTCGGCCGGGAATGCCGGACACGAAGACGTGTTCCGAACATACATTCGATTGCCGACGCTTTCAACCCCTGTGATGGCTGATCCAGGTCGGAATCGATGCGGATCGGGGAGCGAGAACGCGACACACTCGAACATGTGTTTTGTCGACACGGCCTGATCGGATACGGTTTCGATCGGTGGTAGGAGTCAAACAGGGACCACCGACATCGACGGCAGGAGACCCATGAGCGACCCGAAGCGCACCCCGCAGGCGGCCCCCGACGCCCCCCGTCAGCTCGATCCCGGCGTCCTCCCCCGCAAGGAGTTGACGGCGAAGCAAGCGTCGATCCTCGCCGCGATCACCGAGAGCATCGGTCACCGCGGGTATCCGCCGAGCATGCGCGAGATCGGCGACGCCGTCGGCCTCAAGTCCCTGTCGAGCGTCACGCACCAGCTCAACCAGCTCGAACTAGCCGGCAAGATCCGCCGTGACCCCAACCGACCCCGAGCCCTCGAGGTCCTCGTGGACGCCACGGCGCCGGCGACTCCCCCGGCGACCGTCTTCACGACGAGTGACGACGGCGACACGGCTCACGTCCCCATGGTCGGACGGATCGCCGCCGGCATCCCCATCACAGCCGAGCAGCAGATCGAGGACGTGATGCCCCTGCCGCGTCAACTGGTCGGCAAGGGCGAACTGTTCATGTTGCGGGTGGTCGGCGACTCGATGATCGACGCGGCCATCTGCGACGGGGACTGGGTCGTCGTGCGGCAGCAGCAGGACGCCGAGAACGGTGACATCGTCGCGGCCATGCTCGACGACGAGGCGACCGTCAAGGTGTTCCGCCAGCGAGACGGCCACACCTGGTTGCTTCCCCGCAACAGCGCCTTCGAGCCCATCGTCGGCGACCACGCCCAGATCGTCGGCAAGGTCGTCGCCGTCCTGCGGTCGGTCTGACAGGCGCACCCCCGACTCACGCGCCACCCGGCACACGACGAAGCGCCGACCACCTCGAGGTGGTCGGCGCTTCGTCGTATGACGATCCGGGACTCGGCGTCAGCGGCCGACGCCCACGGGTGCGACATAGGGCGTGAGCCCGGCGACGTCACTCGGGTACACCCGGGCGTGGACCCGGGTGCCCTCTTCTTCGTAGTCGGTGCTGACGATGCGTCCGGAGTCGTGTAGGTGCGAGACCACGTCGCCGCGGTCGTACGGCACCAGCAGGTCGAGTTCGATCTCGGGCTCCGGCAACACGGCCGCGATGCGGGCGAGGAGCTCGTCGATGCCCTCGCCCGTCCGAGCCGAGACGAAGACCGCCGTCGGTTCGAGCCCGAGCAGGACGAGACGCTGGTCGTCGTCGACGAGGTCGCTCTTGTTGAAGACGACGATCTCGGCGATGTCACGACCGTCGACCTCGGCGATGACGTCGCGGACGGTCGCGAGCTGGGCTGCAGGGTCGGGGTGCGACCCGTCGACGACGTGCACGATCACGTCGGACGCCTCGACCTCTTCGAGCGTCGACCGGAACGCCTCGACCAGCTGGTGAGGCAGGTTGCGCACGAATCCGACGGTGTCCGCGTACGTGAAGGGACGGCCGTCCGTCGTCACGCTCTTGCGGACCGTCGCGTCGAGGGTGGCGAACAACGCGTTCTCGACCAGGACGCCCGCGCTGGTGAGCCGGTTGAGCAGGCTGGACTTGCCCGCGTTGGTGTAGCCCGCGATGGCGACCGTGGGCACCTCGTTGCGGTCGCGGTTGGCCCGCTTGGCGTCGCGGGCCGGCTTCATCTCTTTGATCTGTTTGCGGAGCCGGGCCATGCGGGTGTGGATGCGGCGCCGGTCGAGCTCGATCTTGGTCTCACCGGGCCCGCGGCTGCCCATTCCGGCACCCGCGCCTCCGACTTGCCCACCGGCTTGGCGCGACATCGAGTCGCCCCAACCGCGGAGGCGCGGCAGCAGGTACTCGAGCTGGGCCAGTTCGACCTGCGCCTTGCCCTCGCGGCTCTTGGCGTGCTGGCTGAAGATGTCGAGGATCACGGCGGTGCGGTCGATGACCTTCACCTTGACGACGTCTTCGAGGGCGCGCCGCTGGCTGGGGGCCAGCTCGGTGTCGGCGATCACGGTGTCGGCACCGAGGGCTGCGACCGTCCCCCGGAGCTCTTCGGCTTTGCCCTTGCCCAGGTAGGTGCTCGGGTCGGGATTCGGTCGTCTCTGCAGCAGCCCGTCGAGGACGACGGCACCCGCCGTCTCGGCGAGGGCGGCGAGCTCACGCAGGGAGTTCTCGGCGTCGGACATCGAACCCTGCGAGTACACGCCGATGAGGACGACGTTCTCGAGGCGCAGTTGGCGGTACTCGACCTCGGTGACGTCCTGCAGTTCGGTCGAGAGGCCCGCGACGCGGCGCAGGGCCTGGCGGTCGTCGCGCTCCGACTGGTCGCCGTCGGAGCCGCCGTCGTCGTGGAGCGAGCGGGTCTGGATGGCCTGGGCCGGAGAGAAGACGGTGTAGCCGGAGGCCCTCTGGGCCGCACGATCGAGGACGCGCGCGACGACGTCGTCGGGCTGGTCGTTCCGCTCGGAGTCGAGCGGTGTCGTGGTGTGGTCTGTCATCGGGGTGATACTAACCCTTTCGGTGTGCGGAGAGCAGGGAACGACGCCCCTGCGGATGTTCGGTAGGTTGGCGAGCATGGCCAGCGAGCACTACTTCTCACCCCAGCCCGGCAGCGCGGCCAAGCCCAGGA
This genomic interval from Frigoribacterium sp. Leaf415 contains the following:
- a CDS encoding LysM peptidoglycan-binding domain-containing protein: MSVTSASAVASPVDSTRVVRTRLRITRRGRAVVAALVAVPLVVVAGALVLNGGGAVASDTTGRTEFQHVTVDGGETLWQVASEIDPDADPRDVIADLVSLNNLPSAEVSAGQSLAVPAQYAR
- the hflX gene encoding GTPase HflX: MTDHTTTPLDSERNDQPDDVVARVLDRAAQRASGYTVFSPAQAIQTRSLHDDGGSDGDQSERDDRQALRRVAGLSTELQDVTEVEYRQLRLENVVLIGVYSQGSMSDAENSLRELAALAETAGAVVLDGLLQRRPNPDPSTYLGKGKAEELRGTVAALGADTVIADTELAPSQRRALEDVVKVKVIDRTAVILDIFSQHAKSREGKAQVELAQLEYLLPRLRGWGDSMSRQAGGQVGGAGAGMGSRGPGETKIELDRRRIHTRMARLRKQIKEMKPARDAKRANRDRNEVPTVAIAGYTNAGKSSLLNRLTSAGVLVENALFATLDATVRKSVTTDGRPFTYADTVGFVRNLPHQLVEAFRSTLEEVEASDVIVHVVDGSHPDPAAQLATVRDVIAEVDGRDIAEIVVFNKSDLVDDDQRLVLLGLEPTAVFVSARTGEGIDELLARIAAVLPEPEIELDLLVPYDRGDVVSHLHDSGRIVSTDYEEEGTRVHARVYPSDVAGLTPYVAPVGVGR
- the lexA gene encoding transcriptional repressor LexA codes for the protein MSDPKRTPQAAPDAPRQLDPGVLPRKELTAKQASILAAITESIGHRGYPPSMREIGDAVGLKSLSSVTHQLNQLELAGKIRRDPNRPRALEVLVDATAPATPPATVFTTSDDGDTAHVPMVGRIAAGIPITAEQQIEDVMPLPRQLVGKGELFMLRVVGDSMIDAAICDGDWVVVRQQQDAENGDIVAAMLDDEATVKVFRQRDGHTWLLPRNSAFEPIVGDHAQIVGKVVAVLRSV